The bacterium HR11 genome includes a region encoding these proteins:
- the bepA_6 gene encoding Beta-barrel assembly-enhancing protease — MRFAIRYSPFAVRHLPFAILVGLFLGAWAILGMTLAFAQEATASDPVRESYVAYMQARMADLAGDLDGAERLYRQALEHATAPGYVYYELGSVYRRKGRWQEAAQAYESAVSLQADLWPAWRELGEVLEFLSLTNGDEGLQARAVAAYQKYLEFDPDPRVAHRVLYLLIRTQQYEAAIQLGEKLLTRVSPDTPQVLLPLFEAYMKANHPDRAEAIIRRYIAAHPEDPDGYRAYALLLLQQGRRTEAQQALRDALARAPDDFDLLQTAVQTLQEQRLFEAALQAVDAYLDRHPDESSAWLLKVQVLARQKGPSPALQFLDEHADRIGRSPEVQIRRLLLLARAWRWSEVRQDADRILQDLAQASDLPPADRRRYQRAVWVLKAQAAMSLQDYETALQAYTEAYALDPQPEVLEEQIRAAVLARQYEKVPDMLNAARTRFPREAARWTRTEALLLEARGQTSEAEKLYQRLLELDSDEWTTLVAFYQRTRQFKKAEKIVRDRLRQNPQDVETLFTWANLLERMNRVDDAAAAFQQVLRQNPYHAAALNNLGYMWADRNMRLSEAFTYIQKALEVEPESPAYLDSLAWVHYRMGDYAQAWAVMQDVLRRDLLDPVVFDHAGDICMALGKTDEAVAFWQKALDVARRLLQPPLEFQPERVRQKLRRACPTCRGPE; from the coding sequence ATGCGGTTCGCCATTCGCTATTCGCCATTCGCCGTTCGCCATTTGCCATTTGCCATTCTCGTGGGGCTCTTCTTGGGGGCCTGGGCCATCCTCGGGATGACGCTGGCTTTTGCCCAAGAGGCGACCGCTTCGGACCCGGTCCGGGAGAGCTACGTCGCCTACATGCAGGCCCGGATGGCCGACCTGGCCGGCGACCTGGACGGGGCCGAGCGTCTGTACCGGCAGGCCCTCGAACATGCGACGGCCCCGGGCTACGTGTACTATGAGCTTGGCTCCGTCTACCGCCGAAAGGGCCGCTGGCAAGAAGCCGCCCAGGCGTACGAGAGCGCCGTGAGTCTCCAGGCCGACCTGTGGCCGGCCTGGCGGGAGCTCGGCGAGGTCCTCGAGTTCTTGAGCCTGACCAATGGCGACGAGGGCCTCCAGGCCCGGGCCGTGGCGGCCTATCAGAAGTACCTGGAATTCGACCCGGACCCCCGGGTCGCCCATCGGGTCCTGTACCTGCTGATTCGAACTCAGCAGTACGAGGCGGCCATTCAGCTCGGCGAGAAGCTCCTCACGCGGGTCAGCCCCGACACGCCCCAGGTCCTCCTCCCCTTGTTCGAGGCTTACATGAAGGCCAACCACCCGGACCGGGCGGAGGCCATCATCCGCCGTTATATCGCCGCCCATCCCGAGGACCCGGACGGCTACCGGGCTTACGCCCTTCTGCTTCTCCAGCAGGGCCGCCGGACCGAGGCCCAACAGGCCCTGCGGGACGCCTTGGCCCGCGCCCCGGACGACTTCGACCTGCTCCAGACAGCCGTCCAAACCTTACAAGAACAGCGCCTCTTCGAGGCCGCCCTCCAGGCCGTGGACGCCTACCTGGACCGCCATCCGGATGAGTCGTCGGCCTGGCTCCTGAAAGTCCAGGTCCTCGCCCGCCAGAAGGGCCCCTCCCCGGCCCTGCAGTTTCTGGACGAGCACGCCGACCGCATCGGCCGTTCGCCCGAGGTCCAAATCCGGCGGCTCCTTCTGCTCGCCCGCGCGTGGCGGTGGTCCGAGGTCCGTCAAGATGCCGACCGCATCCTGCAAGACCTGGCCCAGGCTTCTGACTTGCCCCCGGCCGACCGACGGCGCTACCAGCGGGCCGTCTGGGTCCTCAAGGCCCAGGCCGCCATGAGCCTGCAGGACTACGAGACGGCTCTCCAGGCTTACACGGAAGCCTATGCCCTGGACCCTCAGCCGGAGGTCCTGGAAGAGCAGATCCGGGCCGCCGTCCTGGCCCGTCAGTATGAGAAGGTCCCCGACATGCTGAATGCGGCCCGGACCCGGTTCCCCCGGGAGGCCGCCCGCTGGACCCGTACGGAGGCCCTGCTCCTGGAAGCCCGGGGTCAAACCTCGGAGGCGGAAAAGCTCTATCAGCGACTCCTCGAGCTGGACTCCGACGAGTGGACGACCCTCGTCGCCTTCTACCAGCGGACCCGTCAGTTCAAGAAGGCCGAAAAGATCGTCCGGGACCGTCTCCGGCAGAATCCCCAGGACGTGGAAACGCTCTTTACATGGGCCAATCTCCTCGAGCGGATGAACCGGGTCGACGACGCGGCGGCCGCTTTCCAGCAGGTCCTCCGGCAGAACCCGTATCACGCCGCCGCCCTCAACAACCTGGGCTACATGTGGGCCGACCGGAACATGCGCCTCTCCGAGGCCTTCACCTACATCCAGAAGGCCCTGGAGGTCGAGCCCGAAAGCCCGGCCTACCTGGACAGCCTGGCCTGGGTCCATTATCGCATGGGCGACTACGCCCAGGCCTGGGCCGTCATGCAGGACGTCCTCCGGCGGGACCTCCTCGACCCCGTCGTCTTCGACCACGCCGGCGACATCTGCATGGCCCTGGGGAAGACCGACGAGGCCGTCGCCTTCTGGCAAAAGGCCCTCGACGTCGCCCGACGGCTCCTCCAGCCGCCCCTGGAATTTCAGCCCGAGCGCGTCCGCCAGAAGCTCCGCCGGGCTTGCCCGACGTGCCGGGGCCCGGAGTAA
- the puuC gene encoding Aldehyde dehydrogenase PuuC gives MTEPRVTLPSGRLFIGGEFCESLSGRTFPTVNPATEEVITEVALADEADVDRAVRAARQAFEEGPWSRMTPYERSRLLWRIGDLVWAHREELAYIESLDSGKPIRDARNVDVPMVAELFHYYAGWVTKIHGETVPTKWPAFCYTLREPLGVCAAITPWNFPLLLAVWKIAPALACGNTVVHKPSETTPLSILKLAEIFQEADAPPGIFNVVTGPGAVTGAALVRHPGVDKIAFTGSTETGKWVMREAAATLKRVTLELGGKSPNIVFADADLEAAVRGAYIGIFYNQGEVCAAGSRLIVDADVHDRLLERLVERTQKLRPGDPLDPNTRMGPLANKAQLEKVESYVRKALEEGDRLVIGGRRPPFERGYFFEPTIFDSVDPAHTIAQEEIFGPVLAVIPCRDEEEMIRVANQTIYGLAAAVWTRDVKKAHRVARALKAGTVWVNTYNLYDVSMPFGGYKHSGFGRELGMHALEMYTQVKSVWVDLS, from the coding sequence ATGACGGAGCCCAGGGTCACGTTGCCATCCGGGCGGCTGTTCATCGGCGGCGAGTTCTGTGAGAGCCTGTCGGGTCGGACGTTCCCGACCGTCAACCCGGCGACCGAGGAGGTCATCACCGAGGTCGCCCTGGCCGACGAGGCCGACGTCGACCGGGCCGTCCGGGCGGCCCGGCAGGCCTTCGAGGAGGGGCCCTGGTCCCGGATGACGCCCTACGAGCGAAGTCGTCTCCTGTGGCGGATCGGCGACCTCGTGTGGGCCCACCGGGAAGAGCTGGCCTACATCGAGAGCCTCGACTCGGGCAAGCCCATCCGGGACGCCCGGAACGTGGACGTCCCGATGGTCGCCGAGCTGTTTCACTACTACGCCGGCTGGGTCACCAAAATCCACGGCGAGACGGTCCCGACCAAGTGGCCGGCCTTCTGCTACACCCTCCGGGAGCCCCTCGGCGTCTGTGCGGCCATCACGCCCTGGAACTTCCCGCTCCTGCTGGCCGTCTGGAAGATCGCCCCGGCCTTGGCCTGCGGGAACACGGTCGTCCACAAGCCGTCCGAGACGACGCCCCTGAGCATCCTGAAGCTGGCCGAAATCTTCCAGGAGGCCGACGCCCCGCCGGGTATCTTCAACGTCGTGACGGGTCCCGGCGCCGTCACGGGGGCCGCCCTCGTCCGCCACCCCGGCGTCGATAAGATCGCCTTCACGGGGAGCACCGAGACGGGCAAGTGGGTCATGCGGGAGGCGGCCGCCACGCTCAAGCGGGTCACCCTCGAACTCGGCGGGAAGTCGCCCAACATCGTCTTCGCCGACGCCGACCTGGAGGCCGCCGTCCGGGGGGCCTACATCGGTATCTTCTACAACCAGGGCGAGGTCTGCGCCGCCGGGTCCCGCCTGATCGTCGATGCGGATGTCCACGACCGGCTTCTGGAACGGCTCGTCGAGCGCACCCAGAAGCTCCGTCCCGGCGACCCCCTCGACCCGAACACCCGGATGGGCCCCCTGGCCAACAAGGCCCAGCTGGAAAAGGTCGAATCCTACGTCCGGAAGGCCCTCGAGGAGGGCGACCGGCTCGTCATCGGCGGCCGGCGGCCTCCCTTCGAGCGGGGCTACTTCTTCGAGCCGACGATCTTCGACTCGGTCGACCCGGCCCACACGATCGCCCAGGAGGAGATCTTCGGCCCCGTCCTGGCCGTCATCCCCTGCCGGGACGAAGAAGAGATGATCCGGGTCGCCAATCAGACGATTTACGGCCTGGCGGCGGCCGTATGGACCCGGGACGTCAAGAAAGCCCACCGTGTGGCCCGCGCCCTGAAGGCCGGGACCGTGTGGGTCAACACGTACAACCTGTACGACGTATCGATGCCCTTCGGGGGCTACAAACACAGCGGCTTCGGCCGGGAGTTGGGCATGCACGCCCTCGAGATGTACACCCAGGTCAAGAGTGTCTGGGTGGACCTCTCATAG
- the crt_1 gene encoding Short-chain-enoyl-CoA hydratase, with the protein MAEPLVRYTKQDGIAVLELNNPPANCYTYELMRELDEAILDARMDENVHVLVLRGAGDKFFCAGADIQMLARVSPQYKYYFCLHANETLNRLEHTPKLVIAALNGHTVGGGLEVALACDIRIARRGAGKIGLPEITLGVLPGTGGTQRLTRLLGKGRAMELMVTGRLMEFEEALEIGLIHHIFESDGFMDRVLEYARQFLPPHKAAFAVGRIKRAVQVADETSFIGGLCVERELQQQLFLSHDGREGLTAWVEKRTPKFTGT; encoded by the coding sequence ATGGCCGAACCCCTGGTGAGGTACACGAAACAGGACGGCATTGCCGTCCTGGAGTTGAACAACCCGCCGGCCAACTGCTACACCTATGAATTGATGCGGGAACTGGACGAGGCGATCCTCGACGCCCGCATGGACGAGAATGTGCACGTCCTCGTCCTGCGGGGGGCCGGCGACAAGTTCTTTTGCGCCGGGGCCGACATCCAGATGCTGGCCCGCGTGTCGCCCCAGTACAAGTACTACTTCTGTCTCCATGCGAACGAGACCCTGAACCGCTTGGAACACACGCCGAAACTCGTCATCGCCGCCTTGAACGGACACACGGTCGGCGGCGGCCTCGAGGTCGCCCTGGCCTGCGACATTCGCATCGCCCGCCGCGGGGCCGGCAAGATCGGCCTCCCCGAGATCACGCTCGGCGTCCTGCCGGGGACGGGCGGGACCCAGCGGTTGACCCGGCTCCTCGGCAAGGGCCGGGCGATGGAGCTGATGGTCACCGGCCGGCTGATGGAGTTTGAGGAGGCCCTCGAGATCGGCCTGATCCACCACATCTTCGAGTCCGACGGCTTCATGGACCGGGTCCTCGAGTACGCTCGCCAGTTCCTGCCGCCCCACAAGGCGGCCTTTGCCGTCGGCCGCATCAAGCGGGCCGTCCAGGTCGCCGACGAGACGTCCTTCATCGGGGGTCTCTGCGTCGAACGGGAGCTTCAACAGCAGTTGTTCCTGAGTCACGATGGCCGAGAGGGCCTGACGGCCTGGGTCGAGAAACGGACGCCGAAATTCACGGGCACCTGA
- the mscM gene encoding Miniconductance mechanosensitive channel MscM, giving the protein MDTEHPTPNPQGAQPLSMAVSVLTLIVVALLFVASVLDWWLRGHWSHWRRLRRSFWVTFLVSCALYIYGQAVAWPVLDRWLRLAWLAALSWLVLRLLDTVVFELILRGARVPSLLREILIGLLFAFGLVLSIQWLFRVQVAPLLATSAVLSIIVGLALQETLSNLFAGISLNLEGAFALGDWVKVQDHIGQVREINWRSVHLVTRTGETVVYPNAAIAREVIVNYSRPSGRPRIHKTTIGLPYEVPPEHVTRALLEALADLNVRRDPPPEVRVVDFAAYSIIYEIRYAYDDFGVLDKLEADLRYNLWYTLRRQGIEIPYPIQVEYHRREAKEPLVTLPRLTSFLESHPLFQGLSYEVLQKIAQEVRCLPYARHQVIFHQGDPPDGMYIVLDGQVGIWVRRHKQEHRIALLGPGDVFGEIALIRQDVRTGTARAVQDAWVIRLPLETVRQWMETYPALRDNIMQLFESRMEALEAFLTDETQEMKGQPPEKVRQVLIRRLKSLLGFPTGRET; this is encoded by the coding sequence ATGGACACCGAACACCCGACACCCAATCCCCAGGGTGCCCAGCCCCTATCGATGGCCGTCAGCGTCCTGACCCTCATCGTCGTCGCTCTGCTGTTCGTGGCCTCCGTCCTGGACTGGTGGCTTCGGGGCCACTGGTCCCACTGGCGTCGTCTGCGCCGGTCTTTCTGGGTCACCTTCCTGGTCAGTTGCGCATTGTATATTTACGGCCAGGCCGTGGCATGGCCGGTCCTGGACCGATGGCTCCGCCTGGCGTGGCTGGCGGCCCTGAGCTGGCTGGTCCTGCGCCTCCTGGACACGGTCGTCTTTGAGTTGATCCTTCGGGGGGCCCGAGTGCCCTCCCTCCTGCGAGAGATTCTCATCGGTCTCCTCTTCGCCTTCGGCCTCGTCCTGTCGATCCAATGGCTCTTTCGAGTTCAGGTCGCCCCCCTCTTGGCCACGTCGGCCGTCCTGTCGATCATCGTGGGCTTGGCCCTGCAGGAGACGCTGTCAAATCTGTTTGCCGGCATCAGCTTGAACCTGGAGGGGGCCTTCGCCTTAGGGGACTGGGTGAAGGTCCAGGACCATATCGGCCAGGTCCGGGAGATCAACTGGCGGTCGGTCCACCTGGTCACCCGGACGGGGGAGACGGTCGTATACCCGAACGCCGCCATCGCCCGGGAGGTCATCGTCAACTATTCCCGGCCGTCGGGGCGGCCCCGGATTCACAAGACGACCATCGGCCTGCCCTACGAGGTCCCCCCGGAGCACGTCACGCGGGCCCTCTTGGAGGCTTTAGCAGACCTCAACGTCCGCCGGGACCCACCGCCGGAGGTCCGCGTCGTCGACTTTGCCGCGTACAGTATCATCTACGAGATTCGCTATGCCTACGACGATTTCGGTGTCTTGGACAAGCTGGAGGCCGACCTGCGGTACAACCTGTGGTACACCCTCCGGCGGCAGGGCATCGAGATCCCCTATCCCATCCAGGTCGAGTATCATCGGCGGGAGGCCAAGGAACCGCTGGTCACCCTTCCGCGGCTGACGAGCTTTCTCGAGAGTCATCCCCTCTTTCAGGGTCTGTCTTACGAAGTCCTGCAGAAGATAGCCCAAGAAGTCCGGTGTCTGCCCTACGCCCGCCACCAAGTCATCTTCCATCAGGGCGACCCGCCGGACGGGATGTACATCGTCCTGGACGGCCAGGTCGGTATCTGGGTCCGCCGCCACAAGCAGGAGCACCGCATCGCCCTGCTGGGGCCCGGCGACGTCTTTGGCGAAATCGCCCTCATCCGACAGGACGTCCGGACCGGCACGGCCCGGGCCGTCCAGGACGCCTGGGTCATCCGGCTCCCCCTCGAGACCGTCCGGCAGTGGATGGAGACTTACCCGGCCCTGCGGGACAACATCATGCAGTTGTTTGAATCCCGCATGGAGGCCCTGGAGGCCTTCCTGACGGACGAGACCCAGGAGATGAAGGGCCAACCCCCCGAGAAGGTCCGCCAGGTCTTGATCCGACGTCTGAAGAGCCTGCTGGGGTTCCCTACGGGACGGGAGACGTGA